GCTTCTCTGTTAGGATGATTGCATTGGCCTTAACGTATAATGTACAAATCGGAGTTGTGTTTGATCATGTATTTTTCTTGCAATTGGCTGGAAAGGACATATTATTGGAAGACATTAGGGATGTGGATCCGTTCTTGTACAGTAGCTGCAAGGAGATACTGAGTATGGATGCAGAGACAGTGGATCAAGATGTGTTAGGCTTGACGtttgttcatgaagttgagtcGTTGGGTTCGAGGAAAGAAATAGAGCTCTGTCCCAACGGGAAAGATATCGTTGTGGACAGTAAGAACAGGGAGACCTATGTTAATCTGCTTATCCAACATCGCTTTGTAACATCAATAGCAGAGCAGATCGCGTATTTTTCAAAAGGCTTTTCAGATGTAATAACTACGTCAAGGTTCCAGTCCTTTTTCCGGTGTCTTAGTCTTGAAGATTTCAAATCAATGCTTGGTGGTAGAAGTGATGTTTCTGTGGAAGATTGGAAAGCACATACGGATTACAATGGCTACGAAGAAAGTGATCGTCAAATATCCTGGTTTTGGAAGGTACGTTATTCTTGTCTACTTGTAAGGAaacatctttctttttttggttgaaATATGTTGATAACCCCGTAAAATTGTCATTAAACTTCATTTAGAAAATCAAACTACTGCCTGTTCTCTACTGgtacacatatttttcctaaatACTAGGAACATATAACAAAAAGGACGCAATTGAAGCATAATTTCACGAGTCCCTGCTTGGTAAATACATTGATTATTAGGGATGTTCTGTCATTTTGTGGATCCTTCACTTTCATTACATCGATGTGAATAACCTCGTGAAAAAGCAATAGAACTTTTCTAGACATGAACATAACAAAGGGAATTTATTTTACTCATGCTTGACAAGCGAGTCTATTGTCCAAGACGTTCTAtcattctctctctctttttcttgtttttcgaGGATCCAACAatgtttgttttctttctttgcaTGCAGATAGTCGAGAGTATGTCTGTTGGGCAGAGAAAAACTCTCCTTTTCTTCTGGACTTCAATTAAGTCTCTGCCTTTAGAGGGCTTTGGTAGTCTTGATTCAAGACTGTTCATCTACAAAAACTCAGAGCCTGATGATCACTTGCCATCTTCACATACTTGCTTCTACCAACTATGCATTCCAGTTTATCAATCTATGACGGACATGGAAGATTGACTCAGGATGATCACCCAAGACCACATTGGTTCCAGCTTTGGTACCTCGTGACTAGAGGCAGAGGCGTAGTCAAGATTTAGAGTTTATGGATTTGAGATTCTAGTTCTTTAAAGTTAATGGTTCTAAATTTATAATTACACCTTGTTTGAATGGTTGTTACCCGTTGTAATGTACTGCTAGTTTAAATACAATGTTTATTTTGATTGTAACTTAAACTTTATTGTATCTTATCATTTAAATCTATCGTTAGACAACAACGAAAACTTCTATTTTCTTGTAACGATCGATTTAGTGTGATGGCGTTGttaatttaataatttcttCACATTTTATCTTtacatattatttaataattatattttatcttttatcctACCTTTTTATAGTAGTGAACCCCATTAGTAAAATTAATGATACTTGCTCATCTAATTATATTACTTTTGGATCTTGATTTGTATTTTGTTTTAGAACTTTAATTGAAAAATGATAATTGTCCAAGATTCCCCACTGCTGCCCCCCGTGGGAGTCCGGGCCGTGTCTCAGTCCCAGTGTGGCTGATCATCCGAAAAGACCAGCTAAGCATCGAatgtgaaagaagaagaagatgaaacgTGGGGTGGGTTTGGGAGGGGGGGACTATTCATATTTAATTAAAGaggtaaaagaaaaggaaaaataaagagaagagagattattaaaataaagttttagtaatatttaattttgGTATTCATGTTCACTctcaaaaagagtgaaatacACTCACTTGCCACATAAGTATTTAGggtgaaattaattataattttaaatagtttaGGAGGTGATAGGACACTCGTGTATTAGTTCGGGGGTGATTGGACACTTGTGTAGTTAGAGTGTGGGATTTCGAGTATAGATAGGGGGTTTTAGGCTATTTTCTCTTATTATTATCATAAACTAGAGATCAAATCTCATATCATCTTTAATCAAACCATGACAAACTGAACCCTGGACAAGACAACAAACATAGCTTAAAATAACTATGTAAAATATCCCACCCGACCACCTAGACCATATGTTAATACTAACATATGCCTTCATTGTAAccatattatataaaaatatagtaatagtagtaaataaaatactcaacTAAGAAACAAAATAAACACAACCAACTTTCAATAAAGACCCCATCATTCATCAAATAAAATTCCTCAGTAGAATTTACTCTTCAGATTTCTCCACTGGAACTGCTTTCTCTGGTTCCTCAGATACAGGAGCAGCTTCCTCTGTTTTCTCTGCTTCCGGTTCCGCAACAGGGGCTGCTTCTGGTTCAGCTACGGGTGCTGCAGCTGCAGCCTCCTCAACGGATGCGGCAGCCACAGATTCTTCAGCTACGGCTGCAGGTTCTTCTGCAGCCACAAATTTCTCAGTTGCGGCTGCAACAGGTTCCGCTGCAGCCTCAAATTTCTCAATTGCGGCTGCAACAGGTTCCGCTGCAGCCTCCACTGGCTCTTCCGATTTTGTGGCTGCAGATCCTGCAACCACAGGCTCTTCAGCTACAGGGGCTGCTTCCTCCACAGCAGGAGCAGCCTCTTCTGCTGGTGCTGGTGCTGGTGTTGATTCGACCTCGGCTTCCTTTTCTACAACTGGAACTGGTTCCTCCACCTGTTGAAAAGacataattaagttaattaaaacATACtcttaataataatttaaacttttaaataagACATCATGCAATTCAATACGATATCCTGAGTTCAAATCGCACCACtactattataaaaaaaagaattttcacgTGTTAGGACCAACAATAAGAATCAGACCAACACGTGAACTATGTTGCTCTGAAATACTATAACAATCGTATCAGATCCTCCATAAGTATACTGCTTTCGGATGATCCATCCAAGCAACACAGCATATGAGTGTTTGAAAATATGATTAAGTAATTAAAAGTACAATTTTTGCGATCCTTTTAATCGTGTAAACATTTAGATGAGACGATCAGACAATTTAAATGCTACCTTGGTTGCCTCTGGAGCTGGAGCTGGAGCTGGGGTAACCTCAACCTCAGCTGGAGCAGTCTCTACTGCTGCTACTGGTGTAGATTCAACCTTCACAAAAAGAATAATAACGTAATTTCAATTAAGTGAGAaagattttggaaaatatttttgattgttGATCAACTATTTTTCAGATTGATCATCTGTTTAAAGATCACaagtttaataaaattaaaagattcaAAAAATGTTGCCTTTTAgtttaaagagaaaaataatatcaaacatATACTATAGCAATCGTGTCAGACCATCC
This Solanum dulcamara chromosome 1, daSolDulc1.2, whole genome shotgun sequence DNA region includes the following protein-coding sequences:
- the LOC129896021 gene encoding induced stolen tip protein TUB8-like, with translation MASVEVESTPVAAVETAPAEVEVTPAPAPAPEATKVEEPVPVVEKEAEVESTPAPAPAEEAAPAVEEAAPVAEEPVVAGSAATKSEEPVEAAAEPVAAAIEKFEAAAEPVAAATEKFVAAEEPAAVAEESVAAASVEEAAAAAPVAEPEAAPVAEPEAEKTEEAAPVSEEPEKAVPVEKSEE